The Amycolatopsis japonica nucleotide sequence CGGCGATCTCTTCGTCGCCGACGAACGCGCCCTGGATGCGCACCGGTTTCCCGGCGCCCATCGGCAGGTACAGCGCGTCACCCATACCGATGAGCTTCTCCGCGCCCGGCTGGTCGAGGATGACCCGCGAGTCGGTGAGCGACGACGTCGCGAACGCCAGCCGCGACGGCACGTTGGTCTTGATCAGGCCGGTCACGACGTCGACCGACGGGCGCTGGGTCGCCAGCACCAGGTGGATACCGGCGGCACGCGCCTTCTGGGTGATCCGGACGATCGCGTCCTCGACGTCGCGCGGGGCGGTCATCATCAGGTCGGCGAGCTCGTCGACGATCGCCATGATGTACGGGTACGGCGCGTACACGCGCTCGCTGCCCGGCGGCGCGGTGATCTCGCCCGAGCGCACCTTCTTGTTGTAGTCGTCGATGTGCCGGACCTTGTTGACCTGCATGTCCTGATACCGCTGCTCCATCTCCTCCACCAGCCAGGCCAGCGCGGCGGCGGCCTTCTTCGGCTGGGTGATGATGGGCGTGATCAGGTGCGGGATGCCTTCGTACGGGGTCAGCTCGACCATCTTCGGGTCGATCAGGATCATCCGGCACTCGTCCGGCGTCGACCGCGCGAGCAGCGACACCAGCATCGAGTTGACGAAGCTCGACTTACCGGAACCGGTGGACCCCGCCACCAGCAGGTGCGGCATCTTCGTCAGGTTCGCGGTGACGAAATGGCCTTCGATGTCCTTGCCGAGCCCGATGACCATCGGGTGGTTGTCCTTGACCGTCGACGGCGCGCGCAGCACGTCGCCGAGGCGCACCATCTCGCGGTCGGAGTTCGGCACCTCGATGCCGACCGCGGATTTGCCGGGGATCGGCGCCAGCAGCCGGACGTTGTCGGTCGCCACCGCGTAGGCGATGTTCTTGGTGAGCGCGGTGATCTTCTCGACCTTCACGCCGGGGCCGAGTTCGACCTCGTACCGGGTGACCGTCGGTCCCCGCGTGAAGCCGGTGACCTGCGCGTCGACGTTGAACTGCTCCAGCACGCCGGTGATCGCCTCGATCATGGCGTCGTTGGCCTTGCTGCGGGACTTCGGCGCGTCGCCGAGCTTCAGCAGGTCCGGCGGCGGGAGTTTGTAGTCGCCCTCGACGGTCCTGGTGACCGACAGCGGAGCCTCGGCCTTCTTCGGCTTCTTCTCCTCGACAGGCTTGGGTGCGGGCTTCGGCGCGCGCAGCGGCGTCGGCGCCTCGGCCAGCGCGGCTTCGATGTCGAGTTGCTCGCCCTCCTGGTCACCCGTGGCCTGGCGGCGGCGCGACGGCTTCCGCAGGCGGACCGATTTCGGGTCGGCTTCGGTGACGGCGTCGCGTTCCTCGTGGATGGCCTTGCGCTCGGCTTCGGCTTCCTCGATCTCCTCGGGGTCGAGGCCCCAGTTGCGCAGGCGGTGCGGGATCTCCCTCACCGGGGTCCCGGTGAACACGAGCGTGCCGAACAGCAGCGCCAGCACCAGCAGCGGCACGGCGACCCAGGTGGTGACCCCCATGGTCAGCAGGCCGCCGGAGAACGCGCCGATCACGCCACCGGCGTACATCCGGCCGTCGTTGGTCTCGGGCAGCGCGGTGAAGATGTGCAGCAGGCCGAGTACCGCCAGGACCACCAGCAGGGTGCCGATGACCATCCGCGGCCGGGCTTCGGGCACCGGTTCCGACCGCATCAGCGCGACGGCCACCACGGTGAGCACCAGCGGGAGCGTCACCGCTCCGGCGCCGAGCAGCGAACGGGCGCCGACCTCCACCCAGCCGCCGATCGGGCCGGCGGCCCGCCACCAGACGCCGAACGCGATCACCAGCGCCAGCGCGATGAGACCGAGGGCGAGACCGTCGCGTCGGTGCTCGGGTTCCAGTTCGCGGCCGCGGCCGACCGTTCGTGCGAGGGTGCCGAGGCCCTTCGCGAGCAGATTCCAGGTGCCGCGCACGCCTTTGGCGAACGTGCCGGACGAGCGTTTCCGCGGCGCCGGACGCCGTGGTGCGGGCTTCCTCGCAGCCGTTGACCTGGGCTTCGCCGGGGTACGCGGCTTTCGCGCCGGCCCCTTGCTGCCGCCGCTTCGCGCCGTACTCCGCTTCCTGGTCGTCGACCCGCTAGCCATGTCTCCACGGTAACCGCCTCGACCCTCCAGCCCCGGCCGCCACTCGGAGCACATCCGGAACATTCGTCTCAGGTCACAGCTTGAGCGGCCATCCGGGTGAAAAGCCGTTCATGAAATGCTCTGCGCATGTTCGCGCTGCATCAGGATGAGAATTCGGCTCGCCGCGCCCCGGCCATTTGGCGCACGATGCTGAACATCGACCGGGGGCTGGTCAACTTCGTCGGCAAACTCACCGTGACCGGCGGTGTTTCGGCGGAACTGCGTCGGCGGCCCCTGCTCATGACGGCCAACCACATCGGCGTGTTCGACGCGTTCGTGCTGATGGCGGCCTGCAAACGGATCGGCATCAACCCGCGGTTCATGCTGGCGGGCGGCATCCTCGACGCGCCGGTCATCGGCCCGGCGCTGCGGGTCAGCGGCCACCTGCGGGTCGACCGCAAAGAGGCGTCGACGGCCATCGGCCAGTTCGCCGAGGCCGCCGAGGCGCTGCGGACCACTCGCGACCCGCTGATCGTCTATCCGGAGGGCCGGATCAGCCACGATCCGGGCCTGTGGCCGGAGCGCGGCAAGACCGGCGCGGCGCGGCTCGCGCTGGCCGCCGGGGTGCCGGTGATCCCGATCAGCCAATGGGGCGCGCACGAAGCCGTCTATTGGGGGACGGAGACCGTCAACGGCCCCGCCGACCTGGTGCCGCTCGCCAAGTCCGGGCTGAGCGCGCCCATGCGGCGGCCGCGGTTCAAGGTGCACTTCGGCGAGCCGGTGGACCTGTCGGAGGTCGAGCCGGAGCGCCCGGGCGCCGGGGTCCGCGCGCACGCCAAGATCATGCAGGCGATCACCGACGGCCTGGTCCCGCTGCGCCGCGACGAACTGGACAAGCCCCGGTTCCACGACCCGACGCGGCCGACGGACACCGTCAGCCCCTGGAAGAAGCACTGAGTTCCGGATTCTGAGACGGGGGCTCACGCTCGCCTAGGGTCGGCGGACGTGAGCACCCGCATCCTCATCGTCTACTACAGCGCGACCGGCAACACCGCGAAACTGGCGTCGGCACTGGCCGACGGCGCCCGCGAGGCCGAAGCCGACGTCCGCGTCCGCACGGTTCCCGAGACCGCCCCACCCGGCGCGGTGGCGAGCAATCCGCGCTGGCAGGCGTGGGTGGACGCGGGGCCGCACCACGAGACGGCGACGCTGGAAGACCTGGAATGGGCCGACGGTTTCGCGGCGGGCAGCCCGACCCGGTTCGGCGGCCCCGCCGCGCAACTGAAGTCCTTTTTGGACAGTACGGGTGGCCTGTGGGCCAAGGGAAAGCTCGTGAACAAGGTCGCGACCTCGTTCACCACCGCGTCCACCGCGCACGGCGGGCTCGAATCGACCGTGCTGGCGACGAACAACATCTTCTACCACTGGGGCGCCATCGTCCTGCCGCTCGGCTACACCGACCCCCACCTGCTCGAATCGGGCAATCCGTACGGCGGCTCGTTCGTCTCGCGCAAGTCCGCCGAACCCGACGACCTCGCCCTCGACGCCCTTCGTCTGCAGGGGCGGCGGCTCGCCACCGTCTCGCGCTACATCGCCGACGGGCTTTTCAAGGACGGGTGAAGGGAACCGCGCGTCCGTCTCCCGCGTCGTAGGGTGGTCACACAGCGTCACGCTACGGGGAGGAAGCGGGATGACCGGCGGGTACGAGGTGGCCTTGGCGTCGATCGGCGCGGCGTCAGGCGCGGCGAAACGGGCTTCGGCCGACGTCGGGAAGGTGGACCTCGCGGCCACCCTCGCCGGCGTCGCGACCGGCTTGCCGGGTGGCGTTTCCGGTGAAGCGGCCCGGCTGCTGGCGGACGCCTGGAGCCGCGCGGTGCCTGACTGGGCGCAGAACACCGCCGACTACGCCGAACGGCTCGACGAGGCGGCCGTCCGCTACCGCGCCAACGAGCTGGCGGCGTCACGGGAACTCCCCGTCTGATGCTCACCTGGGGAGACGTACGCCGGTGGGATCCGGCCGCGATCGGCGAGGTCGCCGACGCGCTCAACGGCGGTTGCACCCGGATCATCGCCGCCAACGACGACGTCGAAGCCATGGCGCGCTTCACGAACTGGACCGGCGACGCGGCCATCGCCGCGACGACGCGGGGTGAATCGCTGACCTCCACCCTGGAGCGGCTCGTCGCCCAGGCGTCCGCGGTGCGGCGGGGCGCGCACGAGGTGCAGATCGCGCTGGACCGGATCGTCGCGTTCGTACGGGAGACCGACGAACTGGCGCGACGGAACGGGCTGGCCATCGGTCCCGGCGGCGAGATCACGCCCGCGGGTGTTCCGTCGCCCGACCAGCCGCGTGTGATGGCGGAACTGGCGGACAGGGTCGAACAGGGCCTGCGCCGCGCGACCGACGTCGACGCCGATTTCGCCGAGATCCTGCGCCGCGCGCTGCGGGGCGAGATCACCGAACAGGGTGGCGGCACGCTCGCCCAAGCGGCCGACGCCGGAGCCGCGCAAAGCGGCCTGTCGATCATCGGCCCGCCGGAGAACGGCACGCCCGGTGACAACAAGGCGTGGTGGGCGAGTCTGTCGGACACGGCGAAAGTCGCCCTGCTGCAAGGAAATCCGGGACTCGTCGGGAATCTCGACGGCATCCCGGCGACCGACCGCGACGCCGCCAACCGCGCCGTCCTCGCCCGCGAGATCGCGCGGCTCCAAGGCGATCCCAAACTCAGAGGCCTCGAAGCCATCCAACAGCGGCTGGACCGGTCGGACCCGCAGGCGTTCCTGCTGGGGCTGGACACCGGCGGCGACGGGAAGGCGATCGTTTCCGCGGGGAATCCCGACACCGCGGTGAACGTGGCGACGTACGTGCCGGGGACCGGCTCGGAGCTGTCGAAGATCGGCGGCGACCTCAACCGGTCCGACAAGATGTGGGCCGCGGCGACCACGTCGGGCTCCCCGTCGACCGCCGTGGTCACCTGGCTCGGCTACGACGCGCCGAACGAGATCACCGACGCCGCGAGCGCCGAGTACGCCGATGGCGGCAAGGCGGCGCTCGCGCAATTCCAAGACGGGCTAAGGGAAACGCATCAAGGCGCACCCTCGCACAACACGGTGATGGGGCACAGCTACGGCACCACCGTCGTCGGGCACGCGGCCGTCGACGGCGGCCTCGCCGCGGATGAACTCGTCTTCGTGGCGAGCCCCGGCGTCGGCGCGCACGACGTGAGCGAACTGCATCTCGACGGGGTGAATCAGGACGAGATCGGCAAGCATGTGCACGCGACCGTGGCCGAGCACGACATGATCAACCTGGCGAACCTCGAGATCGCCGGGTACGACCCGATCCTCGGCCAGGACCCGGCCGACGCGGACTTCGGCGGGCAGGTCTTCACGTCGGCGCCGGGGACGGACGGATGGGGCGGGTACAGCAAGGAAGCGCACAGCGAATACTGGGAAGACAACAACCCGTCGTTGAACAATCTCGGCCAGATCATCGCCGGGAAACCGACGACGTGAACCGGGCCCTCACATTCATCCTCGCCTCGCTGATGTTCTCGGCGGCCTGTTCCCCTGGAGGTGGGGACGACATGGAATCGACGATCACCGAACAGCAGGCTCGCGACAAGGTCGAGCAGTACATCCAAGGCGCGCTGTCGGCGTTGCCCGCCGGTGCCGAGTTGAAGCCGTTCACGCGGAACCGCTCCGAATGCACGGACCCGACCGACAAAGGCCCGCTGGGCCGCTTCGAGATCTCCGCGACCTACGAGATCATCGGACTGGACTCCGCGCGGTTCGCCGAGCATTTCACGGCGATCACCCAGTGGTGGGAGTCGCACGCATTCAAGATCCTGACCGACTCCCGGCCGACGGATCAGTACGTCTTCGCCCGCAACACCGGCGATGCCTTCGACATGTCGATCAAGGCGAACGACCTCGGCAAGTTCTACGTCGGCGCCACCTCCCCCTGCGTCTGGCCGAACGGCACCCCCGAACCCCAGGCCCTCGAAGCCACCGAGCCCGAGCAGCCGGTCGCCGCTCCCCCGGAGCCGGAGCCGTCGCGCAAACCGCGTCGCGCCCCCGTCGACGACGAGGACTTCGCCCAGACGAACTGGACCGACGGCGGCGCCTCCTTCTGACCGCTCGCCGTAAGTCCGAAGACCAGCCGGTGGGAAAACGGGTCGCCCCACAGTCACCCGGCCTCTACCCTCCGGCCGTGACCGCCGAACTCGCCGCCGCCCCCAGCCAGCACGTCGCGCATCGCGGCCGGGGCATCACGCTGATCCTGCTCGCCGCGCTCTTCTTCGGCACGTCGGGTGTGCTGGGCAAACCGGCGATGCAGGCCGGGTTGTCGCCGGAGCAGGTCGCGGCGATCCGCATCGGGCTGTCGGCGATCGTGTTGCTCGCGCTGGTCGCAGTCTTCCGGCCGAAACTCCTCAAAGTCACGAAGAACGAGTGGCCGCTGCTGCTCGCGTACGGCTCGCTCGGTGTCGCGGGCGTCCAGCTCATGTACTTCCTCTCGGCGGGCCGGATCCCGGTCGGGATCGCGATCCTGCTCGAGTTCACCTCGCCGGTGCTGATCGCGCTGTGGGTGCGGTTCGTGCGCCGCGTGCGGCTGCCGCGGGCGATGTGGGCGGGGATAGCGCTGGCGATGACGGGGCTCGTGCTGGTCGCGCAGGTCTGGGAGGGGCTCAGCCTGGACGTCCTCGGGTTGCTCGCCGGGCTCGGCGCCGCCGTCTGTTCGGCGGGCTACTTCCTCCTCGGCGAGCGGGGCGTCGCGGACCGGGATCCGCTCGGCATGGTCACCTGGGGGATGACGATCGGCGCGGTGCTGGTGTGCGCGGTCGCCCCGCCGTGGACGATCCCGTGGGGTGTCCTCGACGCGCCGACGACGTTCGGGCCGTGGGAGCCGCCGGTGTGGTCGCTACTGATCGCGCTGGTGCTGATCGCGACCGTTCTCGCCTACGCGACGGGTATGGCGGCGCTCCGTCATCTCCCGGCGTCGGTGGCGAGCGTCGTCGGGCTGGTCGAGCCGCTGATCGCCGCCGCCGCGGCCTGGCTGCTGCTGGGCGAGGCGCTCAGCTGGATCCAGGCCGCCGGCGCGGTGGTGCTGCTGACCGGCGCCTACATCGTCCAGTTGAATTCGAACGTGGTCCAGACGGACTCAACCCTGCTGGAAGCCCCGTAGGTCGCCGATCTCCTGCTGCTGCGAACGCGAAGTCGTCGCGGCGAGGTCTCGGGCGTCGGGGTTGCGGCCGTGCTGGGTCTCGGCGTCGGCGATGCGGACGCCGGCCTCGCGCTGACGCAGCAACCGCGTGACGAACTGGCGGTCGAAGTCCTTTCCGGACAGTCCGGCCAGTTCCGCCATGTCGCCGGGACTGACGTACCCGTCGCGCTGGACGTGTTCGAGGTTCGGGTCGTCGGGCGCGGGCTGCCCCCACGCCTCGATGAGCCCGGAGAGCCGCGCGATCTCCGGTTCGTGCGTGTCGATGATCCGCTTCGCGAGCACCTTCAGCTGATCGTTCGCCGCGCGGGTTTCCGCCAGGGAAGCCAGATCCATGCCCTGCTGGTGGTGTGCGAGGGCCTGCCGCGCGAAGGCGACATCGGCGTCGTTGAACGGGACGGCGGCCTGCTGCGCCACCGGCGACGACCCGGGCGGCGCCGTCTGCGACTGGGGCGCCTCGTCCGAGCAGCCCGCGAGCGCGACGGCGGCCAGGGCGACGGCGGGCAGGAACCGGAGGACGGCGTGCGGCATCGAAGAGCTCCTCGGAACGCGCGGTGGAGTGCCTAGGTTGGCAGAGTCCACATCGGCCTGTTCACCTGGGGTTGCGCAAACACTTTTCCTCCCGGCCTCGCGGTGCGACAATCCCGCGATCCGCCGCCGCTCCGACAGGAGGTAACCGCGACATGGACTCCGGAACCACGCGCGAACGGCCGGGACTGCGCCCGGACCTGCGGCAACGGCACGTGCGGATGATCGCCCTCGGCGGCATCATCGGCGCGAGCCTGTTCATCGGCAGCGGCGCGGTCATCCACACCGTCGGCCCGGCGGCCGTCCTCTCCTACGCCATCGGCGGCCTGATCGTCGTGCTGGTGATGCGGATGCTCGGCGAGATGGCGACCGCCTCGCCGTCTCAAGGGTCCTTCATGGAGTACGCGCGGACGTCGCTCGGCGGCTGGGCGGGCTTCACCGTCGGCTGGCTGTACTGGTACTTCTGGGTCGGCGTGGTCGCGTTCGAGGCCGTCGCCGGGGCGAAAATCCTCCAGACCTGGATTCCCGTTGTGCCGCAATGGATCTTCTCGCTGGTGCTGATGCTGCTGCTGACCGCGACGAACCTCGCCTCCGCCCGTTCGTTCGGCGAGACGGAGTT carries:
- a CDS encoding DNA translocase FtsK, with the translated sequence MRGTWNLLAKGLGTLARTVGRGRELEPEHRRDGLALGLIALALVIAFGVWWRAAGPIGGWVEVGARSLLGAGAVTLPLVLTVVAVALMRSEPVPEARPRMVIGTLLVVLAVLGLLHIFTALPETNDGRMYAGGVIGAFSGGLLTMGVTTWVAVPLLVLALLFGTLVFTGTPVREIPHRLRNWGLDPEEIEEAEAERKAIHEERDAVTEADPKSVRLRKPSRRRQATGDQEGEQLDIEAALAEAPTPLRAPKPAPKPVEEKKPKKAEAPLSVTRTVEGDYKLPPPDLLKLGDAPKSRSKANDAMIEAITGVLEQFNVDAQVTGFTRGPTVTRYEVELGPGVKVEKITALTKNIAYAVATDNVRLLAPIPGKSAVGIEVPNSDREMVRLGDVLRAPSTVKDNHPMVIGLGKDIEGHFVTANLTKMPHLLVAGSTGSGKSSFVNSMLVSLLARSTPDECRMILIDPKMVELTPYEGIPHLITPIITQPKKAAAALAWLVEEMEQRYQDMQVNKVRHIDDYNKKVRSGEITAPPGSERVYAPYPYIMAIVDELADLMMTAPRDVEDAIVRITQKARAAGIHLVLATQRPSVDVVTGLIKTNVPSRLAFATSSLTDSRVILDQPGAEKLIGMGDALYLPMGAGKPVRIQGAFVGDEEIAAVVNFAKEQAQPDYTDGVTAAKAGEKKEIDSDIGDDLDVLLQAAELIVTSQFGSTSMLQRKLRVGFAKAGRLMDLLESRGVVGPSEGSKARDVLIKPEELESVLFMIRGGGDANGGDVSDD
- a CDS encoding lysophospholipid acyltransferase family protein produces the protein MFALHQDENSARRAPAIWRTMLNIDRGLVNFVGKLTVTGGVSAELRRRPLLMTANHIGVFDAFVLMAACKRIGINPRFMLAGGILDAPVIGPALRVSGHLRVDRKEASTAIGQFAEAAEALRTTRDPLIVYPEGRISHDPGLWPERGKTGAARLALAAGVPVIPISQWGAHEAVYWGTETVNGPADLVPLAKSGLSAPMRRPRFKVHFGEPVDLSEVEPERPGAGVRAHAKIMQAITDGLVPLRRDELDKPRFHDPTRPTDTVSPWKKH
- the wrbA gene encoding NAD(P)H:quinone oxidoreductase, encoding MSTRILIVYYSATGNTAKLASALADGAREAEADVRVRTVPETAPPGAVASNPRWQAWVDAGPHHETATLEDLEWADGFAAGSPTRFGGPAAQLKSFLDSTGGLWAKGKLVNKVATSFTTASTAHGGLESTVLATNNIFYHWGAIVLPLGYTDPHLLESGNPYGGSFVSRKSAEPDDLALDALRLQGRRLATVSRYIADGLFKDG
- a CDS encoding alpha/beta hydrolase, coding for MLTWGDVRRWDPAAIGEVADALNGGCTRIIAANDDVEAMARFTNWTGDAAIAATTRGESLTSTLERLVAQASAVRRGAHEVQIALDRIVAFVRETDELARRNGLAIGPGGEITPAGVPSPDQPRVMAELADRVEQGLRRATDVDADFAEILRRALRGEITEQGGGTLAQAADAGAAQSGLSIIGPPENGTPGDNKAWWASLSDTAKVALLQGNPGLVGNLDGIPATDRDAANRAVLAREIARLQGDPKLRGLEAIQQRLDRSDPQAFLLGLDTGGDGKAIVSAGNPDTAVNVATYVPGTGSELSKIGGDLNRSDKMWAAATTSGSPSTAVVTWLGYDAPNEITDAASAEYADGGKAALAQFQDGLRETHQGAPSHNTVMGHSYGTTVVGHAAVDGGLAADELVFVASPGVGAHDVSELHLDGVNQDEIGKHVHATVAEHDMINLANLEIAGYDPILGQDPADADFGGQVFTSAPGTDGWGGYSKEAHSEYWEDNNPSLNNLGQIIAGKPTT
- a CDS encoding EamA family transporter, with amino-acid sequence MTAELAAAPSQHVAHRGRGITLILLAALFFGTSGVLGKPAMQAGLSPEQVAAIRIGLSAIVLLALVAVFRPKLLKVTKNEWPLLLAYGSLGVAGVQLMYFLSAGRIPVGIAILLEFTSPVLIALWVRFVRRVRLPRAMWAGIALAMTGLVLVAQVWEGLSLDVLGLLAGLGAAVCSAGYFLLGERGVADRDPLGMVTWGMTIGAVLVCAVAPPWTIPWGVLDAPTTFGPWEPPVWSLLIALVLIATVLAYATGMAALRHLPASVASVVGLVEPLIAAAAAWLLLGEALSWIQAAGAVVLLTGAYIVQLNSNVVQTDSTLLEAP
- a CDS encoding DUF305 domain-containing protein codes for the protein MPHAVLRFLPAVALAAVALAGCSDEAPQSQTAPPGSSPVAQQAAVPFNDADVAFARQALAHHQQGMDLASLAETRAANDQLKVLAKRIIDTHEPEIARLSGLIEAWGQPAPDDPNLEHVQRDGYVSPGDMAELAGLSGKDFDRQFVTRLLRQREAGVRIADAETQHGRNPDARDLAATTSRSQQQEIGDLRGFQQG